In one window of Miscanthus floridulus cultivar M001 chromosome 12, ASM1932011v1, whole genome shotgun sequence DNA:
- the LOC136498665 gene encoding uncharacterized protein isoform X1, with protein MGRHAGVILALTVVLLLAAASDGIRPAPAAGANELARGSTAEMVVAAPSAAQVQGRRSRGGKDDLVLREEVVRATGSSLPDCSHACGACSPCSRVMVSFKCSASEPLPCPMVYRCMCRGKCYPVPSS; from the exons ATGGGGAGGCACGCTGGCGTCATTCTTGCTCTGACGGTGGTGCTGCTGCTCGCCGCCGCGAGTGATGGCATCAGACCAGCTCCTG CTGCTGGGGCGAACGAACTGGCGCGTGGATCAACGGCGGAGATGGTCGTAGCTGCACCGTCAGCTGCAcag GTGCaggggaggaggagcaggggcGGCAAGGACGACCTGGTGCTGCGGGAGGAGGTGGTGCGCGCCACGGGGTCGAGCCTCCCGGACTGCTCGCACGCGTGCGGGGCGTGCTCGCCGTGCAGCCGCGTCATGGTCAGCTTCAAGTGCTCCGCGTCCGAGCCGCTGCCGTGTCCCATGGTGTACCGCTGCATGTGCAGGGGCAAGTGCTACCCGGTGCCCTCCAGCTGA
- the LOC136498665 gene encoding uncharacterized protein isoform X2: protein MGRHAGVILALTVVLLLAAASDGIRPAPAAGANELARGSTAEMVVAAPSAAQGRRSRGGKDDLVLREEVVRATGSSLPDCSHACGACSPCSRVMVSFKCSASEPLPCPMVYRCMCRGKCYPVPSS, encoded by the exons ATGGGGAGGCACGCTGGCGTCATTCTTGCTCTGACGGTGGTGCTGCTGCTCGCCGCCGCGAGTGATGGCATCAGACCAGCTCCTG CTGCTGGGGCGAACGAACTGGCGCGTGGATCAACGGCGGAGATGGTCGTAGCTGCACCGTCAGCTGCAcag gggaggaggagcaggggcGGCAAGGACGACCTGGTGCTGCGGGAGGAGGTGGTGCGCGCCACGGGGTCGAGCCTCCCGGACTGCTCGCACGCGTGCGGGGCGTGCTCGCCGTGCAGCCGCGTCATGGTCAGCTTCAAGTGCTCCGCGTCCGAGCCGCTGCCGTGTCCCATGGTGTACCGCTGCATGTGCAGGGGCAAGTGCTACCCGGTGCCCTCCAGCTGA
- the LOC136497674 gene encoding DNA polymerase I A, chloroplastic-like, with the protein MAMAGAAPASAPPLLRRCPCSAPPWAPSPFRSRRRGRSMMSPFTGARRQEYSQSSVLGIQDSRALKLPVCVNFNVQSSGAQEWADESRRLSLSKASNSNGSTHLGTGIFHHEPLEDFKSSNQSLLHSVRQRMAPNSLANRHTNTELAKHHAINRAAVAVTALTSVVNDDIKPVKRPKESEVEAHWPNGPKFHSPLPKISEVETSLPFDENATDGHAKDVNECSPEEMVQPSPARAPLSQESIDARKALATIYDKVLVVDKVMSARSVVQLLTTKYRNYIHACDTEVDIDVKQETPVGHGKVTCFSIYSGTKGAEADFGNGKTCIWVDVLDGGPDVLMEFAPFFEDSSIRKVWHNYSFDSHVIENYGIKVAGFHADTMHLARLWDSSRRTDGGYSLEGLTNDHRVMGVVSKELRKIGKRSMKTIFGRKKIKKDGSEGKITAIEPVEILQREDRELWICYSSLDSMSTLKLYESLKSKLERKPWTFDGCPRGSLYDFYEEYWRPFGAILVKMETAGMLVDRAYLSEIEKVAVAQRKLAADKFRKWASKYCPDAKYMNVNSDTQIRQLFFGGVENRCKPGDLLPKSKAIKVPNDETAVSEGKKVPKYRTIELFNIVEDLKTDIFTASGWPSVSGDALRNLAGKVPSDLVYSTDDDECGSHSEISNCDLEDTSSYGTAYDAFGGGKEGKEACHAIAALCEICSIDSLISNFILPLQGNHISCKEGRIHCSLNINTETGRLSARAPNLQNQPALEKDRYKIRQAFVAAPGNTLIVADYGQLELRILAHLADCKSMLDAFRAGGDFHSRTAMNMYPHIREAVEEEKVILEWHPQPGQEKPPVPLLKDAFGAERRKAKMLNFSIAYGKTPHGLARDWKVSVKEAKDTLKLWYSDRKEVLAWQMKQKQLAHEKSEVYTLLGRSRRFPNMAHATSGQRGHIERAAINAPVQGSAADVAMCAMLEIDRNTCLKELGWTLLLQVHDEVILEGPSESAELAKSIVVECMSKPFYGTNILKVDLAVDAKCAQNWYAAK; encoded by the exons ATGGCGATGGCCGGGGCGGCGCCCGCATCGGCGCCTCCGCTGCTCCGGCGGTGCCCGTGCTCCGCGCCTCCCTGGGCGCCCTCGCCCTTCCGctcccgccgccgcggccgctccATGATGTCGCCGTTCACTGGCGCCAGAAG GCAGGAGTACTCCCAGAGCTCAGTCCTTGGAATTCAAGACAGCCGAGCTCTTAAGCTTCCAGTATGTGTCAACTTTAATGTGCAAAGTAGCGGCGCACAAGAATGGGCTGACGAGAGCAGGCGGTTATCCTTAAGCAAAGCCAGCAATAGTAATGGTTCCACTCATCTAGGGACGGGTATTTTCCatcatgaacccttggaagatttCAAGAGCTCCAACCAATCTCTATTGCACAGTGTAAGACAACGAATGGCACCGAATTCTCTTGCGAATAGGCACACCAACACGGAACTGGCAAAGCATCATGCGATTAATCGTGCCGCAGTTGCTGTGACAGCACTGACCAGTGTTGTTAATGATGACATTAAACCGGTGAAGAGGCCTAAGGAATCTGAAGTGGAGGCTCATTGGCCTAATGGTCCCAAGTTTCATTCTCCTCTTCCGAAAATCTCTGAAGTTGAAACAAGCTTGCCATTTGATGAAAATGCTACAGATGGCCATGCTAAAGATGTGAATGAATGCTCACCCGAGGAGATGGTACAACCTTCTCCAGCTAGAGCGCCCTTATCCCAGGAGTCTATAGATGCGCGGAAGGCACTTGCTACCATCTATGACAAAGTTCTGGTGGTTGACAAAGTCATGTCAGCTAGGAGTGTTGTTCAACTGCTTACTACGAAGTACAGAAATTATATTCATGCATGTGACACAGAG GTAGATATTGATGTTAAACAAGAGACACCAGTTGGCCATGGAAAGGTCACATGCTTTAGCATCTACTCTGGCACTAAAGGTGCTGAAGctgattttggaaatggcaagaCATGCATTTGGGTGGATGTGCTGGATGGTGGACCAGATGTACTCATGGAGTTTGCCCCATTTTTTGAGGATTCATCAATCAGGAAG GTTTGGCACAACTATAGTTTTGATAGTCATGTCATAGAGAACTATGGAATTAAAGTTGCTGGATTTCATGCTGATACAATGCATCTTGCAAGACTTTGGGATTCTTCAAGAAGAACGGATGGAGGATATTCTCTTGAGGGACTTACAAATGATCATAGGGTCATGGGTGTTGTCTCAAAGGAATTGCGAAAGATTGGGAAGAGATCAATGAAAACCATCTTTGGTAGGAAAAAGATAAAGAAGGATGGATCAGAAGGGAAGATTACCGCAATCGAGCCTGTTGAAATTTTACAAAGAGAAGACAGAGAATTGTGGATCTGCTATTCTTCATTAGATTCCATGAGTACCTTGAAGCTTTATGAAAGCTTGAAAAGCAAGCTTGAAAGGAAGCCTTGGACTTTTGACGGTTGCCCCAGAGGTTCATTGTACGATTTCTACGAGGAGTATTGGCGTCCTTTCGGTGCTATTCTTGTAAAAATGGAAACAGCTGGAATGCTTGTTGACCGTGCTTACCTTTCAGAGATTGAAAAGGTTGCTGTTGCACAGCGCAAATTAGCTGCAGATAAATTTCGGAAGTGGGCATCTAAGTATTGCCCTGATGCAAAATACATGAATGTTAATAGTGATACTCAGATTCGACAACTCTTCTTTGGTGGTGTAGAGAACAG ATGCAAACCTGGTGATTTATTGCCAAAGAGTAAAGCTATTAAAGTGCCTAACGATGAAACTGCAGTTTCAGAAGGCAAGAAGGTTCCAAAGTATCGCACAATTGAACTTTTCAACATTGTGGAAGACCTGAAAACTGATATATTTACTGCAAGTGGCTGGCCTTCAGTTAGTGGGGATGCATTGAGAAATTTGGCTGGGAAGGTTCCATCAGATCTTGTTTACTCAacagatgatgatgaatgtggtaGTCATTCTGAAATTTCCAATTGTGATCTAGAAGACACCTCTTCTTATGGAACTGCATATGATGCATTTGGAGGAGGAAAGGAAGGAAAAGAAGCATGCCATGCCATTGCAGCTTTGTGTGAGATCTGTTCTATTGACTCGTTAATATCCAACTTCATTCTTCCTCTACAG GGAAATCATATATCATGTAAGGAAGGGCGGATCCACTGTTCCTTAAATATTAACACAGAAACAGGGCGTTTATCGGCAAGGGCACCAAATTTACAG AACCAACCTGCGCTTGAAAAGGATAGGTATAAAATCCGCCAAGCTTTTGTTGCAGCTCCAGGGAACACTCTTATTGTTGCTGATTATGGTCAG CTGGAACTCAGGATCTTGGCGCATCTTGCTGATTGTAAAAGCATGTTAGATGCTTTCAGAGCTGGCGGTGACTTCCATTCCAGGACAGCCATGAACATGTATCCGCATATTCGTGAGGCTGTTGAAGAAGAGAAAGTAATTCTTGAGTGGCATCCTCAACCCGGTCAAGAGAAACCTCCCGTGCCGTTGTTGAAG GATGCTTTTGGCGCTGAGAGGAGGAAAGCTAAGATGCTAAATTTCTCCATTGCATATGGGAAAACGCCCCATGGGCTTGCTCGTGATTGGAAG GTTTCTGTTAAGGAAGCAAAAGATACACTGAAACTCTGGTATAGCGATAGAAAGGAGGTTCTGGCTTGGCAAATGAAACAGAAACAGCTAGCACATGAGAAGTCTGAAGTTTATACTTTGCTTGGGCGATCACGCCGTTTTCCAAATATGGCTCATGCAACTTCTGGCCAAAGGGGTCACATTGAGCGTGCTGCTATCAATGCTCCTGTACAG GGCAGTGCAGCTGATGTTGCTATGTGTGCAATGCTTGAGATAGACAGGAATACTTGTCTTAAGGAGCTTGGTTGGACGCTCCTCTTGCAG GTGCATGATGAAGTGATACTGGAAGGGCCTTCAGAGTCTGCGGAGCTGGCCAAGTCCATAGTGGTTGAGTGCATGTCTAAGCCCTTCTACGGCACCAATATCCTGAAGGTCGACCTTGCTGTTGATGCCAAATGTGCACAGAATTGGTATGCCGCCAAGTAG
- the LOC136497835 gene encoding phenolic glucoside malonyltransferase 2-like yields the protein MAPVVTITDVAYVAEPDGALPPEPVIKLNAMEAQWVVIPLLQHLLLFEGDHLPPFDAILQSLRSSLAATLATHAPLAGKLHYLADTGDVAICRSTGGGDDDRGVRFVAAECDADARRLAGDEDHDVLTFERLVPELDMSLLPAPVLAVQATRLAGGGVALGVSVHHGVADGRSLWRFVEAWAAASRGDTPPAPPVFDRSRVSLPGGEELARSILRKYAPDLPVASMPASLQEDRLRFTRRTFTLDTQDMKRLKQRIVRLGEAHGAPLRRSPSSFVAVVALAWTCFVRGRALAADDDDVFLFFFADARDRLDPPAGADYFGACLTGCLARLPARELHGEGALAAAASAVQGAMEKMVEDPLGCWPGWEFFRFAGDPTLRLERLMNVSGSSGLRAYDVADFGWGRPRRTENIRMNHDGQLALVRARDGDGVQASVSMLQQKHVDAFKSEFLKLLLG from the exons ATGGCTCCGGTTGTGACAATCACCGACGTCGCCTACGTCGCTGAGCCGGATGGCGCGCTGCCGCCCGAGCCTGTCATCAAGCTCAACGCCATGGAGGCGCAGTGGGTCGTGATTCCATTGCTGCAGCACCTCCTGCTCTTCGAGGGCGACCATCTGCCGCCCTTCGACGCCATCCTCCAGTCCCTCCGGTCCTCCCTCGCGGCGACCTTGGCCACCCACGCCCCGCTCGCTGGCAAGCTCCACTACCTCGCCGACACCGGCGACGTCGCCATCTGCCGCtccaccggcggcggcgacgacgaccgcGGCGTCAGGTTCGTCGCCGCGGAGTGCGACGCCGACGCCCGCCGCCTCGCGGGCGACGAGGACCACGACGTGCTCACGTTCGAGCGCCTCGTTCCGGAGCTCGACATGAGCCTGCTGCCGGCGCCGGTGCTGGCCGTGCAGGCAACGCGCCTCGCGGGAGGCGGGGTGGCCCTCGGGGTCAGCGTGCACCACGGCGTCGCCGACGGCCGCTCGCTGTGGAGGTTCGTCGAGGCGTGGGCCGCGGCGAGCCGCGGGGACACGCCGCCAGCGCCGCCGGTGTTCGACCGCTCCCGTGTCAGCCTGCCCGGCGGCGAGGAACTGGCCCGGAGCATCCTGCGGAAGTACGCGCCAGATTTGCCAGTG GCTAGCATGCCCGCGAGTCTGCAGGAAGACCGCCTGCGGTTCACCCGCCGGACGTTCaccctggacacccaggacatgaAGCGGCTGAAGCAGCGCATCGTCCGCCTCGGCGAAGCGCACGGCGCGCCGCTGCGCCGCTCCCCGTCCAGCTTCGTCGCCGTCGTCGCGCTAGCGTGGACGTGCTTCGTCCGCGGCAGGGCTTTGGccgcggacgacgacgacgtgttCCTGTTCTTCTTCGCCGACGCCCGCGACCGGCTTGACCCTCCCGCCGGGGCGGACTACTTCGGCGCCTGCCTGACCGGATGCCTCGCGAGGCTGCCCGCGCGGGAGCTCCACGGCGAGGGCGCGCTGGCGGCCGCGGCGTCGGCGGTGCAGGGAGCGATGGAGAAGATGGTGGAGGACCCGCTCGGTTGCTGGCCCGGGTGGGAGTTCTTTAGGTTCGCCGGCGACCCAACGCTTCGGCTTGAACGGCTCATGAACGTGTCGGGTTCGTCGGGCTTGAGGGCGTACGATGTTGCCGACTTCGGGTGGGGGAGACCGAGGCGGACGGAGAACATCAGGATGAACCACGACGGGCAGCTGGCACTGGTCCGCGCCAGGGACGGCGACGGGGTGCAGGCGTCGGTGTCCATGCTCCAGCAGAAGCACGTGGACGCATTCAAATCAGAGTTCCTCAAGCTACTACTCGGTTGA